One window from the genome of Anaerococcus sp. Marseille-Q7828 encodes:
- the rplW gene encoding 50S ribosomal protein L23, whose translation MKSPYEVIKRPIITEKSMGMLDENKYTFEVDKNANKPEIKAAIEAIFDGVKVKKVRTMNYEGKKGRTKYGYGKRADWKKAIVTLTDDSQEIEYFEGL comes from the coding sequence AAGACCAATTATAACAGAAAAAAGCATGGGAATGCTTGATGAAAACAAATACACTTTTGAAGTAGATAAAAATGCTAACAAACCAGAAATTAAAGCTGCTATCGAAGCTATATTTGACGGTGTAAAAGTCAAAAAAGTTAGAACCATGAACTATGAAGGCAAAAAAGGTAGAACAAAATATGGTTATGGTAAAAGAGCAGACTGGAAGAAAGCTATCGTAACACTAACAGATGATAGCCAAGAAATCGAATACTTCGAAGGTTTATAA